The Salvelinus alpinus chromosome 28, SLU_Salpinus.1, whole genome shotgun sequence genome includes a window with the following:
- the adnpb gene encoding activity-dependent neuroprotector homeobox b, with amino-acid sequence MFQLPVNNLGSLRKARRNVKRVLGDIGLEFCKDHIEDYKDYVPNEFYIKHTTWDDVCMWDPSLTKAQDYRSKPFCCSGCPFSSKFFSAYKSHFRNVHSEDFESRILLNCPYCTYNGNKKTLETHIKLFHMPNNVVRQGPGGMQGLKDGMQLGKRPGESIEQAVYYCKKCTYRDPLYNVVRKHIYREHFQHVAAPYLIKPGEKTTPNGAAAGAGTGNTDSSSNTNVNANSNTIHCKRCLFVLRTYEALVQHVIEDHERIGYQVTAMIGHTNVVVPRVKPVIMVSPKPGEKTVIGVGPKGQLVTTIVGGVRSLPTQQLSRIVIPKSGLSSTGLLSGSHLKQGAFGLKSGTTQSFSIGGQQVRITLPGNAQVSVPQHSQAAKQNLPGGLRSPIVVSSSSSTLKPTQLNSRVQAAATTVASVTAKGKGGTSVLGTSYTQKWKICTICNELFPENVYSSHFEKEHKAEKVPAVANYIMKIHNFTSKCLYCNRYLPSDTLLNHMLIHGLSCPHCRATFNDVEKIVAHMRQSHPDETVGPRTDSPLTFDLTLQQGNPKNVQLIVTTYNMRDAPEESVAFHAQSASSSTQTGKRTVPSQPPKMPSESEDGSPPKSAPQAAVPYKKDVGKTLCPLCFSILKGPISDALAHHLRERHQVIQTVHPVEKKLTYKCIHCLGVYTSNMTASTITLHLVHCRGVGKTQNGQDNRPAPSPRVSQAQGTALKRAGFENCDPNDPKRRKLLPGEHEGSAAFVENPDDPVNLVLDPKGHEDESYEARKAFLTQYFNREPYPMRREVEKLAASLWLWKSDISSHFTNRRRICTRDCETQKAKVLLGFNMREVSRLSHELTFDPECLSEGKESGEALERRTSRTCIGRSEQAILRVERAADNDGTTLQEGTPAGSDSGASATTQPNGGAKSDQNKIIKSTLKQRGPQYLSEPIAIDSDSNEDEMDDGDEEDDETGVVELNSTGNDRLATEGEVSGTGAHSSSDLEGMEDGLEEDEEEEEGHVENGYGSSALPERPVKGKEAIAKLGHSESGKTSVQLGKQQV; translated from the exons ATGTTCCAGCTCCCGGTCAACAACCTGGGCAGCTTACGGAAAGCCAGAAGAAATGTCAAGCGGGTTCTGGGAGACATCGGCCTGGAGTTTTGTAAAGACCATATTGAG GACTACAAAGACTATGTCCCTAATGAGTTCTACATCAAGCACACCACCTGGGATGATGTGTGTATGTGGGATCCTTCACTGACCAAAGCCCAG GACTACAGATCAAAGCCTTTCTGTTGTTCCGGCTGCCCCTTCTCCTCCAAGTTCTTCTCAGCGTACAAGAGCCACTTCCGCAATGTCCACAGTGAGGACTTCGAGAGCCGCATCCTGCTTAACTGCCCCTACTGCACCTACAATGGGAACAAGaagaccctggagacgcacatcaAGCTGTTCCACATGCCCAACAACGTGGTGCGACAGGGCCCCGGAGGCATGCAGGGGCTGAAGGATGGCATGCAGCTGGGCAAGAGGCCTGGAGAGAGCATCGAGCAGGCGGTGTACTACTGCAAGAAGTGTACCTACAGGGACCCGCTTTACAACGTGGTGCGCAAGCACATCTACAGAGAACACTTTCAGCATGTGGCCGCACCCTACCTGATTAAGCCTGGGGAAAAGACCACACCTAACGGTGCTGCAGCAGGTGCGGGCACAGGGAACACAGACAGCAGCAGCAACACCAATGTCAATGCTAACAGCAACACCATCCACTGCAAGCGCTGCCTCTTTGTGCTACGCACCTATGAGGCACTCGTGCAGCATGTTATTGAGGACCACGAGCGCATTGGTTACCAGGTGACTGCCATGATTGGTCACACAAACGTGGTGGTGCCACGGGTCAAGCCTGTCATCATGGTATCCCCCAAGCCGGGGGAAAAGACGGTCATTGGTGTAGGACCCAAAGGTCAGCTGGTGACCACCATAGTGGGGGGAGTCCGCTCCCTTCCCACCCAGCAGCTCAGCAGGATCGTCATCCCAAAGTCAGGCCTAAGCTCAACGGGACTCCTGTCTGGGTCTCACCTGAAGCAGGGGGCTTTTGGGTTAAAGAGCGGGACAACTCAGTCCTTCTCTATAGGCGGGCAGCAGGTGAGAATCACTCTACCCGGCAACGCACAGGTCTCTGTGCCCCAGCATTCGCAGGCTGCCAAACAGAACCTCCCTGGTGGCTTGCGGAGCCCCATAGTGGTGAGTTCCTCCTCGTCTACACTCAAGCCCACCCAGCTGAACTCCCGGGTCCAGGCAGCTGCCACCACGGTGGCCTCAGTCACGGCCAAGGGGAAGGGAGGCACTTCAGTCCTGGGCACGTCTTACACCCAGAAGTGGAAGATCTGCACTATCTGCAACGAGCTGTTCCCTGAGAATGTGTACAGCTCGCACTTTGAGAAGGAGCACAAGGCGGAGAAGGTCCCTGCAGTAGCCAACTACATCATGAAGATCCACAACTTCACCAGCAAGTGTCTGTACTGCAACCGCTACCTGCCCAGCGACACACTCCTCAACCACATGCTGATCCACGGCCTGTCCTGCCCGCACTGCCGCGCCACCTTCAACGACGTGGAGAAAATTGTGGCACACATGCGACAGTCCCACCCGGACGAGACGGTGGGGCCGCGCACTGACTCCCCTCTGACTTTTGACCTCACTCTGCAGCAGGGCAACCCCAAGAATGTCCAGCTGATTGTCACCACCTACAACATGAGAGACGCACCAGAGGAGTCAGTGGCCTTCCATGCCCAGAGTGCCTCCTCTTCCACACAAACTGGCAAGAGGACAGTGCCCAGCCAACCCCCAAAGATGCCCTCTGAATCCGAAGATGGTTCGCCTCCCAAGAGTGCACCTCAGGCGGCCGTGCCATACAAGAAAGACGTGGGCAAGACTCTGTGCCCGCTGTGCTTCTCCATCCTCAAGGGCCCCATCTCTGATGCACTGGCACACCACTTGAGAGAGAGGCACCAGGTTATCCAAACAGTGCACCCAGTGGAGAAAAAACTCACCTACAAATGTATCCACTGCTTGGGTGTGTACACAAGCAACATGACTGCCTCCACCATCACACTGCACCTGGTGCACTGCCGTGGTGTGGGAAAGACCCAGAACGGGCAAGACAACAGGCCTGCACCCTCTCCCAGGGTCTCCCAGGCTCAGGGCACTGCCCTCAAACGGGCTGGCTTTGAGAACTGTGACCCTAACGACCCAAAGCGCCGTAAGCTGCTGCCTGGAGAGCATGAGGGCTCTGCGGCTTTTGTAGAGAACCCAGACGATCCTGTCAACCTGGTCCTTGACCCCAAAGGCCACGAGGATGAGTCGTACGAGGCGCGGAAAGCCTTCCTGACGCAGTACTTTAACCGTGAACCCTACCCAATGCGTAGGGAGGTGGAGAAGCTAGCCGCCAGTCTGTGGTTGTGGAAGTCTGACATCTCCAGCCACTTCACCAACCGCAGGAGGATATGCACGCGGGACTGTGAGACCCAGAAGGCCAAGGTGTTGCTCGGCTTCAACATGCGGGAGGTCAGTCGGCTCAGCCACGAACTGACCTTTGACCCTGAGTGCTTGTCTGAGGGCAAAGAAAGTGGAGAGGCATTAGAGAGGCGGACGTCTAGGACGTGTATTGGGCGGTCTGAGCAGGCCATCCTGCGCGTAGAGAGAGCTGCGGATAACGATGGTACTACACTCCAGGAGGGTACGCCAGCAGGGTCTGACAGTGGGGCCAGTGCCACCACCCAGCCCAACGGTGGTGCCAAGAGTGACCAAAACAAGATAATCAAAAGCACCTTAAAACAGAGAGGGCCACAGTATCTCTCAGAGCCCATCGCTATTGACTCAGACAGCAATGAGGATGAAATGGATGATGGTGACGAAGAGGATGATGAAACTGGAGTAGTAGAACTGAATTCCACGGGTAATGACAGGCTGGCTACAGAGGGAGAGGTGTCAGGGACAGGAGCCCACTCCAGCTCAGACCTAGAGGGTATGGAGGATGGgttagaggaggatgaggaggaagaagagggtcATGTTGAGAATGGATATGGCTCCTCGGCGTTGCCGGAGAGACCGGTTAAAGGGAAGGAAGCTATTGCCAAACTGGGACACTCGGAAAGTGGAAAAACAAGTGTCCAACTCGGCAAGCAGCAGGTCTGA
- the dpm1 gene encoding dolichol-phosphate mannosyltransferase subunit 1, which yields MASRKGSQQSRGDGDKYSVLLPTYNERENLPLIVWLLVKYFGESGYEYEIIVIDDGSPDGTLEVAEQLQKIYGEDKILLRPRAKKLGLGTAYIHGIKHARGNYVFIMDADLSHHPKFIPEFIKKQREGGYDLVSGTRYRGNGGVYGWDLRRKLISRGANYVTQVLLRPGASDLTGSFRLYKKVVLESLVERCVSKGYVFQMEMIVRARQLNYTIGEVPISFVDRVYGESKLGGNEIVSFLKGLLTLFATT from the exons ATGGCAAGCCGAAAAGGTTCACAGCAAAGCCGGGGAGATGGTGATAAATACTCGGTGCTGTTGCCCACTTACAATGAACGAGAGAATCTACCGCTTATTGTGTGGCTATTGGTAAAATACTTCGGTGAAAG TGGATACGAGTACGAGATTATTGTCATTGATGATGGAAGTCCAGATGGGACACTTGAGGTGGCAGAACAACTGCAGAAGATATACGGAGAGGACAAGATA CTCCTTCGACCAAGAGCAAAGAAACTAGGGTTAG GAACTGCCTACATCCATGGCATTAAACATGCCAGAGGGAACTATGTCTTCATAATGGATGCAGACCTCTCCCATCAT CCTAAATTTATTCCAGAATTCATAAA GAAACAGAGAGAAGGCGGGTATGACCTTGTGTCAGGCACCCGATACAGAGGAAATGGGGGCGTATACGGATGGGACCTGCGCAGGAAACTCATCAG TCGGGGAGCAAACTATGTCACACAGGTGCTGCTGAGACCTGGGGCATCAGACCTGACTGGCAGCTTCAG GCTCTACAAGAAGGTGGTACTAGAGAGtctggtggagaggtgtgtgtccaAAGGCTACGTCTTTCAGATGGAGATGATTGTCCGTGCTAGACAGCTGAACTACACCATTGGAGAG GTTCCAATTTCGTTTGTGGATCGTGTTTATGGGGAGTCTAAACTGGGAGGAAATGAAATAGTGTCGTTCCTGAAAGGACTGCTTACTCTCTTCGCAACAACATGA